Genomic window (Aquila chrysaetos chrysaetos chromosome 22, bAquChr1.4, whole genome shotgun sequence):
TCACTTTTTTCTAGATTGTAACCTGATATAAGTTTAGGATTGTTTCATGTATTACTACACTACTAGATTTAAGATAGCAGAAACAATTCAGACACATTGCTCATTTGTAAgcatctttgatttttaaagcctgtatatgaatcaggaaaaaagaccATTATGGCAATTTAGGTGTTGCATTAGTGAAGCATTCGGCCTTCTCTTTCCAGCCCTTTCACTCCTTTGGTTgcctgagctgtgctgctgctgctgagctatAATACATTCAGTTTCTCAACAGGAAGAAGACAACATTTATCTTGTATCTCATAACAGTGGTGTAAACATTCAGGATTATTTACAGAAGTTCATATAAGGTGACAAAAGATTACTGTTTGAACTGGTGGTTGGTGTGCAACTTACACTACAGTGTGTGTGTCCATGAAGATGCTGTAATTTATAGATCACCATGGTTGCTTCCATGAGAGATGCATATAAAAGTCCTGTGAATTTTTAGTTCTAACTTTAGGATATTTTTTATCTGATTGAATCAAAAGTGGGAGACCAATAGAGAAGATGGGAAGGGAGCTATAACCAGCTGTTGGCAGGTATAGGCTTATCTGGGGGGGAAAACAGACTGGAAATGGTAGTTACTTTGGCTTTAGTCTTCCCAGTGGCACCACCTGATATCATGTGTGCTGTCATTTGTGCCCTGGCAATGTTAAACCGTGGTGTGTGTTTTGCTCTGCAAGCAAACACTATCAGTCTTCAGGCAATTGTAAAATGCAGAGTGTTGGGTAGAAATGAGTTCTCCATCTCACCAAACTCTTGTTTCCTTACTTTTCTGTAAGACTAGAAGAGTGAGGCTTGTCCACATGCCTCAGGAGGGTGTTGTGAGGATCAGCCAGATAAGATCAACTTTCTTACACAAATACgtgaaactgcttttaaatatcGAGTGTGATTTATGACTGGGAAGCATTTGAATGGCAGCCCAGTGCCTCTCCTTCCCATAGCATGGCATATACCAGACTTGTTCTTACAGGGGTGCAAGAGACTCAGGAACAAACAAGAACATGCCAGATGCACTGGGGCAGTTCTAGTCCCTCCAAAAATACTGTCTAAACCAGTGTTCACCTATATGTCATTGGAGACAGCTTCTTATTAGGTTGTTGATGCTGCTTAGGGCTTGGGCTTCTCCTGCAGGAGGTCATGGAGTTACGTAAAATCAGGGATAGCGGACTGGAGCACAAGAACTTTGGTTCTGCTGCTGTACCTCTGCCTTGATAAGGATCATAGCAGAGACTCAAGCATAAAAAGCTGTCCTAGCCAGGTTTCTGAAGACAACACTAGAAGTTTTGTAATAGCCATGCTACTAAGTGTATGCCAGCACTAAGAAAATACTGCTGTGGAACTGCAGATCTTGCGAATGGGTTTCTGGCTgactgctgtcagcagcaaaaCCTTTCAAAGAAAGGGTTGTGTGCTCGCTGGTGTAGCAGGACTGGGAGAATTCTTCCTTGCTGAAGGGTAGAGTAGCTTCTCAAGTGCCTTTGGATCACTCATAGCATACAGTTTAGCATTACTTCATGCTACTGGAGAAAATCATATAGTTGTGGTGGTACGTGGTATGGAATTTGTCTGCACATTCCCAACACTTAACTCTCATGAGACAGACATTCCTGAAGAAAGAGGTGCTATGTACAGAGATTATGTTGTTACTTTCCAGTTTGCGGAAAGTAACCACTCCTGCCCTGCATCCTCAGATATCAAAGGTTTCTGTCTCAGAAATCATAAAGTAAATAGTGCTCAGAGCCTCCTTTTCCTGATGTGAGTCATAGAAGCAAGGCAACTGTACATACTTGAAAACGACCACGCACCTTGCCGTGGACACCTGGACAGGTTTGAATGGTCGGAAGAAGGGCTCTTTCCTAAAATCATGGTTGATTATCAATTCCCCGTTGTAAATCTATTCCACAATATGACTGACTTGTACAGGCAGGTCATCTTGTATACTGAATGTCTGACCTTCTTCACCTCCTCTGTCCCCCCTGCGCTATGCCACATCGTCTCCATCAGAGCATAGTATGACACGTCCTGCTAGAGAGCTGCTAGAGCAAGATAATTGACATAACAGGAAAAGGTACTTGTTAGAGTAATTAAGTAACTCAGTGGAttagtttccttttgttttcgTCTGGCAGTTTCACAATCCTATTGTGAACCAAActcaagagagagagaagaggccCAAGAGCATTGGCTGGGTCCCACATCTGCTCAGGGGCTGGCCCAGGGCTGGCTGAAGGGATGTTCGGTCCTGCCAAGAGACATCCAGCCCTTCCCACAGGGCTGCCCTGGGACTTGCAAAGCCCTGCAGGACGTAGGAGTCCCAAGGAGAAGATCTGAATATGCCTGTGGGGTGGCAGAGGGCTAAAATACTCGAGGATGGAGGACTACCACGTTTTCTGGACTCTAGATCACAGAGGTTTGGGGGAGGTCACCAGTGCAAGCAAACACTTTGCATCAGCTCACAGAGGCAAGGGGTACTACAATGACAGACAGCAGTGGAGGCACTTATTTCAGGTTGCACAAATCTGCACTGAATGCTTTGAGCACACCACGATTATTTCTGTCACGCAGATTGCAAACCGAGGCATCAGATGAGTAGATATTTTGCAGATCTATCTTCTTCAGTTTAGTaagttgggtttgtttttgaaattctgtGCAAGAGTTTGCTATTACTTGCGGAAGTGATGTGACTGGAAGCTAACTGCATTTGACTCTTGCCAGCTTATGTTAGGTAGAACTGAATTTATGTGTCTTTTGCTTGTGTCACGACTTCACAATTACTGTATCTGTTTCATAAATCTAATGAAGTAATTTGGGGAGTAAAAGTATTAGacaaagaattttctttttccttgcagctgctgaaacatAGGTTAGAACAGCTGTCTGTAGTCCTGGGACCTGAGAATTCTTTTGCTCTTCTATAAAAATGAatcaacatttttcagattttattcttGCTACAGATTGTGACAAGACACAATGCTGATGAGCTGCACACACAAAGATACGAAAAGCAAAGCATcatggaaacactgaaatagcTTGGACTTGCACTTGGGAAATATTAACAAGACTGAATATCAGTATTTGGTGAGGTGATATTTGGGAATTTGAGATCTGACATGATAGGTTCGATAAGATCTATGGATGTTAAtgatcctttttcttctgttcaagGCCAGGAGCATGTGTGTGCATTCTGCTGATTTGTCAGAAATGGTGATGAGTTTTCTTTGCACtagaatcaaaaaaaaaaaatggttatttaGGAGAAAGCTGTCTGAGCTGAACTTGGAGTAGAAAATGTAGGAAGATGCGAAAATGTGAGAAAGGTGAAGTCGTCGTTTTATTTCTTGGTTTCATCTGCATAGGCGTTACCACAGAAATagtcttttgtattttaatatttattattttcttattatatTTGAAGCAGGTAGCAGAAACACATCAAGAAATGCATTTGATATGATATATATTACATAAGTTTAACTCCCTTTATATAGTTGCATCAGATGTTTTTTCTATAATCTAGTTCTGTCTTTTCCCCCAAGCCCATATTAATGGAAATCTTCAGAATAATAGTGTAGTTGATTAGCATTTCCATCATGCTTTTGATCCTAGAAACATGTTCATCCCATCAATATCACActttatgctgaaaaaaagaaagggaattaTGAGCTTGTGTCTGTTCCTTGAAGTCTGAAAAATCCACCATACTCCGGTGGAGATGGTGAAGAAGTTATGTCATTGGAGGTCTTTTAACATCCTCCATCTCAAAGGCCAGCCCTGTTACAATGTCTCATCGCTTTTGTTCCTCTCTGAGGCACAAAGGAGATGAAATCTGACCTTCTCTCACCTGTTTGGGATTTTCCCTTGTGTGGAGAGATCTAAGAAACTATTAGTAAGGCTGGAATAGGTGGCTGAGATAAGTGTCTCCCCTTatatagttttttttttccagcaaagctCCCTTTTTACCCTTTTGTTTCCATTGAGCTGAGTGGAGAGGTGCTAGAGAAGCGTATCTGAGCTCATGGCACTATAGAAAGATCTTCTTCAAAGCCAGTGTTGAATACATCCTGAGAAAGAAACGCGTTCCAAATACACAAGCCCATTAAGAACTTGTAATTAACCCTGggtatggttttgcttttgtatgtTAAGATGTTCATGAGTTCTCTACTACTgaatatttagaagaaaaaagtggcTATGGCCAGGAAAATGTGCAACCTTGCAAGAAAGAAGTTAAGTGACTTATTCATGGTGTGTAGatattaccaaaaaaataaaagtgatgcagaaagaaaacacagaatttctgtttGAATCTCAAGTCCATAAATATTTCTGGTGCGATACAGTGGTCAGTGTGCATTTTGCTGTAGCATCTCACATGAGTGAAATTGTTGGACCGGAGCTTTGCAGAAGCATTTTGGCACCCACTCTTAAGAAAACAGGATGTTCAAACCTTTCACCAAGTACAAAACATATGAAATGAAGACTCTTGAATACTTTTGGTGCTCAGGTAAATTGCAGTTTTATTGGTTTAGCAGTCATTATTTCTACCCTTTATATTTCAGGTGGacaataaatacaataaataacttttctgtTCCCTCTTCTTATCgagagttttggggtttttaaaatttttttttaagctctagGTTTATTGATTGCTTGATAGGTTCTCAGGATTTTATTCAAAAATTCCTTCACATTTCCCTTGGTCTTGTACTGGCATTGATCTCCGCGTGCCAGGCTCTGTGATGGAAGAAAGAACGAACATTGCGTTACCaaagattttataaaaaataaaggatttagATGAAACAGTTAAAACATACATTCTTTGGAGCTAAGCAAGGATATCAAAGACAATTCCTAAAGAATTGTTCCTTCAGCAGTGAGTGTAAGAGTGGCTTTTCATGTTGACTAAGAAGGTGACAGCTGGACTGTCATACAGTTATAGCTGAAGTAATTTAAACGAGGCTGTTTCAACCCAGAAAACAGGGCAGATGgagcagtatgagaagctgggTAAGACTAGGGCGGTGGGTCTGCTCGGTCTTGGAATGCCATTCTAACAATATTCCCCCTTGCAAGTTTGACGCTAGCTTAAAGGAGCTTGAGACACTGCAAAATCAGCGTCTTCCATGTCTCATTGAATTACACAAATGTTTTGCTCAGTATGTAAATAAAGGATGTTTCACTGCCTCAGAAAAGGCATCTGGGGATCCAGGAGTCTTCCTGAGCATCATCACAATTTGAAGATGCTGCAGGTCACAGCAGTATTTCATGCCCAAGCATCCTTGAAGAAACTGCAGCTTAGGTAGAATTAATGCTCCAGAAGAGAGGGatgcctctgcctgcctgtccccagccatGCAGCTTCTGTATATCTACTCTCTGGTTTTATATCATTACTATTTAGTGTAGACACACATTTTGAGAAAGGAGAatagaaaagcaatttaaataaaGCTCCTCTCCCAGAGATCTATGTTTAAAGGTCCTCATGCTAAGGGGGtttggagaagggaaagggcaCAGAGGGGACAACCCATCTCCCTGAATCCTCTGCCAATTTTAGCAGCTTTCCATTGCCTCACACATGTTGCATCTATCACACCTGGCTCCTGCATTAAACAAgtgtttaaaacacatttatttgaAAGTAATCAAACAGCtacaaatgtttaaattataaaaaatcctttcttttgtaAAAGATAGACAAAGACctatagaaaaggaagaaaagtcttACCTCACAGAGGTTTCTACCCAGCTGAGTCTGAAAGGCTACATTAAGCCTTGCAATTATTACATTTGAAGAGATGTTGTTTTTCAGCATGTATTCAGTTCCTTCCACAAAGCATGCCAATTCGTGGCCAGGCTGTTAAATGAAGAAGGCATTAGAAAAAGCTAGAATGCATTTTGTGTTTAtctacagaaagaagaaatatgtatTCCTAAACGTGGCAGCATGTCACAATTACATGTAAGATATTTTGCATTCTATTGAAAACTGGTACAAGAACTTTGGGGGGGTTGTAAAACACCGAATCATCGTGCATGCCACAAGAAACACCTGTCCCATCTCTCAGAAAACCTCAAACCATAAAAGCAACCTCTTTGAAGTATAGCTTCAGCTAATGCCGGGTTTCACCATATCTGAGGAGGCTTACAAAAATGAAACGGTGTTGGATACATCTAGAGCTGAACATCTGAAGCCTGACCTCTCTGGCCCAGGTTCACTCAGTTTTTAGGCACCTAACCATAAAACAAGGTCTTGcagagattttcaaagcaagAGCCTGTATCTTTTGATTTGTAAGTCAAACCCACAAAGGACTTTTGCCTGACTCTGGGCTTGGTTCTGATTGCACTGATAATGGGAGGACGtctgcttccctccccaccactATTCATCAAGCTCAGTTTTGCTGCTACTAGCGTATTAAAATCTTCCTTataactgaaagcaaaagttaTATAAGGAGCAAAGTGAACAAACTGAAACTGTTAATACTGAACTTCAACAACTacaatagcttaaaaaaaaataggcttaCCTCAGCGATGGGAAGACATGAACatgactgaaaatgaaaagagtgAGCGTTAAAATCCAGCAGCGCTAGCATTCAACACACAAGTACATTTTTTAGTTTCCTGATACTCTCAAAAGTGATATACTCACACTGACAGCTGTCTCCCTACATGGGCAACTTACAGAACTTTCCTCCTGAAAGAATAATAAGTGAGAAATCAGTATTTATTATCATCTACTTCACAAGCATGCATTTTTACAGAATTAAGGTGCTAAACAGCCACTTACAAGTAGACGCTTTGTATACCGGATAATTTCACCGACACTGCAATTCTGTGCTTGCACAGAGAGCAGCAAACAAGAGAAGAGTATGTATGACAGCATGCTGGCATTCATGTGCAACTCAGTCTGATGGGTGACAGAAGAACAGGAGGACACTCCTTTTAATTGAGTCTTCACAAAATTCCCATTCTAATATGGAAAACCCCAATTATAAAACTGATACCAGGTGCCCACTATTTTTTCCCACTAGCTTGGACAGCATTTTAGAGAAATCAAACGTGGAATTGAGTCACCTACTGCAGTGACTTTTCTTTAGTACTGCGGAAATTCACAAATGCTCCTCAGAAGTGATTAACTTGAACATTATAATATCACACCCCAACAGGAAACAATAGTTAAAAATCTAcgaaagcatttttttttcagatgtgggTTTTGTCTCCTGCACTTCTGTAAATTATAGTTCCATGAAAGTGAAGAGACAATAATGTTCAGCATTGCCAGAGTTcccaagaaaacaaactaacaGGCTGTGAGCTGGCTTCCCCCTGGATTCAAGGCAGGACCTTTCTCAAAGAAAGTTGATAACGCTGCAGTGGTCTGTGGATCAGACAGACAGAGTCATGGAGAAGCCTGGAGAAGTTGTCATGCTGAATTACAGCTGCTGCATCTGGAGAGGGATCCCATAGTCCTGGACTGTGATCCCACCTCTGCCGACTGCAAGTGCACCAGTGTGCAGATAAGGATTGGGCCCTCAGCGTGCAAACACTGACTGTATTGTCACATCCCACCCGTTCCCTTTTAAACAGAAACGAGTGGATGCAAAAATAGTCCTAGTGACCAGAATGGTGTTAACTTGGAAATTCTCTCAGATGGAGTCTCCAAATCAGGTTGAATGTCTGCTAGAGCTTTCTCTGGCCACAgaggtttccttttttcaagTTGCACACCTTGGCAGAGCAAGTGGTAGCCcttcagatttctttcagaTCCCCAGGGTGGACTTTTAAGCTTCTCTCCTGTTATGCCTTAAATGCTGTCATGCCTCAAAGATCTTCTTCAAAAGCTTGAGCCTTCTGCTGGTCAGTCTGGCTGAACGATGGGCACGATCCCTCCGGAAACTgtgctgcaaagagaaaacatcagGTTGTAATTTGCTGGTTTTTCTCTGGCATTTGCCTACCGGCAAGGGATTCATGTGGCCGAGCGTGGCTCTGCCGCCTGCCCGCATGCcaaggggagcagaggagaacctgcctgctgctcctgcccttgcCTTGCTGCCTGCACACCCAGCACCAGCTCTGGGCTGGGGCGGATGctccctgccttttctttgaagTTCGCCCTTAGATGATTTTTGTGTGGGAAGTGTACATCCCATTAGGCAGCTACAGCTTTCACACAGGCCCCAGGGAATACCTAGAAAAAGCCAGAGCCCTCCCTTGGCAAGTTAAAGCTGGCAGCAGGCTACGTTATGATAAGCTGATACACAAAAGTCTATCGCGGAGAGGGATGGCGTTCATGAGCCAGGCAGTGGCATCTTTCAAGGCACTGGGCTGTTAGAGAGGTGCTAAAATCGCTGATTTATGATTGAGAGCCTGTGATTCCCTGAAAAGCAATAAAGAGACCTCTGTGACAGGTGGGTGTCCCTTGAGGAAACAGCTTTTTGCTCAAGCAAAGCAATGGGCGTGCTGCTCCCTGTTTCTTCAGCCAGTAAAGCCCCACGGCAAGAGCTAGAACAATTAGTTCAAAGCATAAATCCCTGAAGGAAATAAACGATGTGTAATACTTGTGGGATGCTTGGTTTCTCAGGTGGTTGAAAAAATGATTTTACATGGTTTTAAGGGAAAGAATTTGCAAGCATCTTTGATTTAGCCAAGGTTGTGCAAGGAATATGGTAACAAACCATGGGGAGAGAGGGGCAAGGGGCTCTTCGTGACTGTAAGGAGTTTCTCCTGCttcttgtttttaaggaaaatatgttCATTAGAAATCCCATTTTGCCCGGTAGCTGCTACTCTCTGTCTTTGCAAGGATTTTACAAAATCTGATATATTTAGCTGGGTTTCTAGGGCCTTTTCACCTAAGGAGTGATGTCTCAATGCAACTGCCGCGCACTGTAAGTGAAAGCGATTGGTGGCATAAATTGTATGCAGGATACATAATTAGGACCTTTCCATCCATGAGATGTAATTATGTTCACTGGACAGTGAGCAGATCAGATAACTTATTCCCAGGCCTATAGCCCAAAAGGACaagatctgtatttttgttactaGTTGAAAATTGGAATGGCAGAGCTTCCAGAGCTGCTCCTGAGCTGTTCCCTGAGCCTGCAGTTCCTTTTCACAGTCTCTGTCTGCCAGCAGTCCCAGCGCTATCTCTAcatcttttcatttctatttgaTTGCTTAGTGAGATCTATCTCATGCTGTTGTTGCTCCAGGGCAAATAGGTATTTCATATATATCATAGAAGCTGTCTTCAATTTAAAGTGAATCAGAAATCACCAGAAGACAAACTGGCACAGAAAGACCTTTCCATGTATTGGTTAGAGCAGCAGTGGATTGAGCAGAGAAGCGAGTGGCACAGGTTATGGCTTCTCTTTGGAGAGTTTAGGCTCTATTCCAGCATTTAGAGGCTGACCCAAAGACCatggaaattaatatttgctGCCATCCCAGCAAAAAGACCAGCTTTTTTATATAATCTTTAAACATTTAGTTTTGATCTTTTAGAAGTCTTCATTTTGATGACCAGCTGCGGCAATGTATTTTCACAACTATGTTGTCATTTGTGTGTTAAATACGATcagcagtttattttctgtcatcatGTCTAGGGATCTGATCTCCCTCTGTTCCTCTCCCTTAATCTCTCTTTCAGCAACGCAGGCCAAAACGTAGAGAGGAAGTAGAGGTTTTTTAACCATCGCTCAAAAAAACTGAGACTTTCGTAATAAATTCAGTAGCCAAAGTGCAGTATGTAGGAAGGTGACCGTGTGAGTCTACTTCCCCCCAAGGTCACAAATCCACAAGCCTCAAAAGGCCAGTTGTCAAAGTGGGGAGCCACCAATGTCAGGTCTGGTCTTTCCGAggttttttgttcccttttaaGATTTCTGGctggaaaaatcagaaacaaaacgAAGAACCGAAACCCaggatttttaataaagatCACCAAACTCAAAGGTAGTGGGTGCATTAGCCCATAGAAACATCCCCTACATTGCCATTGGGAGACCTGAGAGGGGAAACTCGCTGTGGTCAGCCCGGGGCAGGACCATCCACGAGCCGATCGTGTATCCCCGTACCTCCTATCACTTCCCTGCCCACTAAAGGATGCAGTGGAGGAGCAGAGTAAGGAAGGAGGCAAAGAGCTCCGTCAGCCGATGTACCGCCAGCACGAGGGCAGCACATCGGCTGGGTGTGCCTGGTTCGCGATCACAACTTTCGCCTGACGGGATTGTACGATTCCAGCCCAGAACAGATATTTGGAAAAGGTGAACACACAAAACTCTCCCAATATATTTCTGTGGTCTCTTACAGGCTGTTCCCTCTGGCTCCTTTGAAAATCGTCATCTAATGTACTGTACATTTTTGGTTTATGCGCAAATCCTTTGGGATATATTCTCTTTTAATGCACCTATTTCGATGATAGGTTGATTGACTGAAAATGCTGCACAAACATCCAATTTCCAGATCAGTGTGTTAACGTAGTTAGCATAAACCTCCAGATCTTCCCAATTCTCATGGGAGAATTTGCATCCCACTGTAGTGTTTCCAAGAAACTCTGTacggtttgggtttttttaatgtaggaaAAAAGATTCCCTGTAGACGAAACAAACCAAGATAACTTACCAGCTTCTTTTACATTTGCTGTGTACACTGATCAAGATGTAAGAGCTTGCAAAGACTGCAGATAAAGAGATACTATTGATAGTTTCATTTTCCAGAGATAAGGTGGCTtgcagtactttttttcctttcttttagatAAAGATGACATATGCTAGTgtagaaataaaggaaaataggGTCATTCTAATTCCTCTACACAAGGGTAAACCATAGCACAGTAATAGCAAGATTGCCTATGACAGAAAGGTGTAAAATCCAGATGAATTCGGGGAATATTTCATGTGCCAGCTTGAAGAGGGTGGTGGCACCTCCTGCTAGCC
Coding sequences:
- the LOC115334331 gene encoding uncharacterized protein LOC115334331; the encoded protein is MNASMLSYILFSCLLLSVQAQNCSVGEIIRYTKRLLEESSVSCPCRETAVSSCSCLPIAEPGHELACFVEGTEYMLKNNISSNVIIARLNVAFQTQLGRNLCESLARGDQCQYKTKGNVKEFLNKILRTYQAINKPRA